The following is a genomic window from Rhodothermales bacterium.
CCGGCTCGTCCAGATCACCGAGGACCTGAACTCGTCGCTCAGCGACGAGCTCCTGCGTGGGCTGCTCGAAACGAGCGCACAGCTGGACTTCATCACGACGGAGCTGCAGACGGGCGTCATGCATACCCGCATGGTGCAGATCGGCCGCATCTTCAACAAATTCCCCCGCGTCGTGCGGGACCTGGCGCGGTCGACCGACAAGGAGATCGTGCTGATGATCGAGGGCGCCGAGACCGAGCTCGACAAGTCGCTAACCGAAGAAATCGGTGACCCGCTCGTACACCTGCTTCGAAACTCCGTTGACCACGGCATCGAGATCCCGGCCACGCGTATCGCCGCCGGCAAGCCGCCCGTCGGCACGATCCGGCTGGTGGCCCGTCAGGAGGGCAATAACATCATCATCGAGGTCTCCGACGACGGCGCCGGCATCAACGTCGACCGCGTCAAGCGGAAGGCTGCCGAGAAGAACCTGGTCACCGAAGCCGAAGCCGCGGAGATGAGCGATGCGGACGCCTTCCTGCTCACCTTCATACCCGGCTTCAGCACGGCCGACAAGATCAGCAGCATCTCCGGCCGCGGGGTGGGCATGGATGTCGTCAAGACACACATCGCCCGGCTGAACGGCAGCATCGCCATCCACTCCGAGATGGGAAAGGGCTCGACTGTGACGCTGAAACTCCCGCTCACGCTGGCCATCAAGCAGAGCCTGCTCGTGCGTCAGAGCGACGAGACGTTTGCCATCCCGTTGCACTCGGTCGTCGAGGTGGTTGGGATGGAGCACCATCGGATCGACGCGATCAACGGACGCGAAGTGCTCCGGCTGCGCGAGCGGATCCTGCCGCTGGTGTACATCAGCGATATCCTGGGTCTCGATCGTCGTAAGGATGTAAAGAACAGCTACGCCGTCGTCATTGGCCTGGCCCACCAGCGGGTGGGCCTGATCGTGGAAGATCTGGTCGGGCAAAAGGAAGTCGTAATCAAACCACTTGGAAATTATCTGAAAAAGATCCCCGGCATCGCCGGCTCCACCATCCTGGGCGACGGTCGGGTGATCATGATCCTCGATGTGGCCGAGTTGATCCGCCTGGAGCAGGCGCGCCCGCGTACACGCGCGACGTCTCCCCGCGCCATCGCCTAACCGAGGGGTATACTCCACCTCGTCCAGGAACCACCCTGATTCGCCTTCTGATCGTCGATGACTCTTCGTTCATGCGAACGACCCTCAGCCAGTTGCTCGACGCCGAGCCGGACATCACCGTGGTGGGTACCGCAAGGGACGGCGTGGAGGCGCTGGAACAGGCGCGTGTGCTCAAACCGGATGCATCACCATGGATGTGAGGATGCCGAACATGGACGGCATCTCGGCGGTCCAGCAGATCATGAGCGCGCACCCGTGTCCGATCCTCATGTTCAGCTCGCTGATGCAGGAAGGCGCCGAGACCACGCTGAAAGCCCTCAACGCCGGCGCGATCGGCTTCATCACCAAAGAGCGCTCGTTTGTGCGTGCGAGCGGGGCGATATCGTCCGGACCTGGTCACCAAGATCAAGTCCATCCACAGCGCCCGCTCCGGCATCTTTCACAGCGCCCGCCCGGCGGGGGCCACGGCGACGGCACCCCCGGGCGTCCCGTTTTCAGGGGCCGACCTCGTCGTACTCGGCATCTCCACAGGTGGCCCGCTTTCCCTACAGAAGGTGATTCCGCTGCTGCCAGCGCATTTCCCCTTGCCCATCATCATCGTGCAGCACATGCCGCCCAAGTTCACCAAGACCCTGGCCGACAGCCTGAATGCGCAAAGCGCGATCAGCGTCGTCGAGGGCGTCGACGGCATGGCGCTGCGGCCCGGGACCGTGTGCATCGCCCCGGGAGGCAACGACAGCATCGTGGTTCGCAGCGGCGGGCAGATGCAGCTTCAGGTACTGAAGCCCATGAGCGCCTCGCGACGTTAACATTCTCTTTTCGACGCCGATACCCCGAACAGCCCGGCCAGCGGTCCCAACCGGGAGGAACGCAGTGCTGAAGGCGTCAGGATCGAACCCGTACTGTCTGGTCACGATGGCATTCTCACGAACGTAGCACCATGGAAAAATCAACGATCGCCGGTATCGGCGCGGGGCTTGTGCTCGTCTACGGGGCCATTTTCATGGGCACGGGATGGATCACCTTCTTCGATCCCGCCTCCTTCATGCTTGTGCTTGGTGGCGCCACCGCCGGCATGATGGTGAACTTCACGTTCGACCAGTTGAAGACCGTGCCGGCCGCGTTTAAAGACTTCCTCTCGTTCTCCGTCCCCCCCATGGGCAAGTACATCGAGGAGTTCGGCGAGCTCTCGCGTATCGCGCGCCGGGAAGGGCTGCTGGCGCTCGACCGCCGGCTCGAGGAAATCCAGGACCCCTTCTTGAAATTCGGTCTGGAGATGGCGGTCGACGGCATCGACGAGCGCGAGATCGACGAGATGATGCAGGCCAACCTGCAGACCGAGCTGAACGAACGCTCCTTCTCGGTCAAGATGTTTACAGCCTTTGGGGCCAACGCGCCGGCCTTCGGCATGATCGGGACGCTCATCGGCCTCATCCAGATGATGGGCAACCTTTCGGATCCCTCGCAGATCGGCGCCGGCATGGCCGTGGCTCTTGTGACGACCTTCCTGGGCTCGCTCTTCGCCAACTTGATGTTCCTGCCCATCGCCGAAAAACGCAAGCTCCAGGTGGCCGCCCTGCTCCGCCAGCGCGAACTGGTCCGGA
Proteins encoded in this region:
- a CDS encoding chemotaxis protein CheB — protein: MRAGRYRPDLVTKIKSIHSARSGIFHSARPAGATATAPPGVPFSGADLVVLGISTGGPLSLQKVIPLLPAHFPLPIIIVQHMPPKFTKTLADSLNAQSAISVVEGVDGMALRPGTVCIAPGGNDSIVVRSGGQMQLQVLKPMSASRR
- a CDS encoding MotA/TolQ/ExbB proton channel family protein gives rise to the protein MEKSTIAGIGAGLVLVYGAIFMGTGWITFFDPASFMLVLGGATAGMMVNFTFDQLKTVPAAFKDFLSFSVPPMGKYIEEFGELSRIARREGLLALDRRLEEIQDPFLKFGLEMAVDGIDEREIDEMMQANLQTELNERSFSVKMFTAFGANAPAFGMIGTLIGLIQMMGNLSDPSQIGAGMAVALVTTFLGSLFANLMFLPIAEKRKLQVAALLRQRELVRTGVLAIVRGDSPSMIQKRLQLLLTSAERSSVATPVQAEEV